A section of the Pseudomonas fluorescens genome encodes:
- the ettA gene encoding energy-dependent translational throttle protein EttA, which yields MAQYVFTMHRLGKVVPPKREILKNISLSFFPGAKIGVLGLNGSGKSTLLKIMAGVDTEFEGEARPMPELNIGYLPQEPILAPSKTVREVVEEAVSVIKDAQARLDEVYAAYAEPDADFDKLAAEQAKLEAILQAGDGHNLERQLEVAADALRLPAWDAKVEHLSGGEKRRVALCRLLLSAPDMLLLDEPTNHLDADSVAWLEHFLHDFPGTVVAITHDRYFLDNVAGWILELDRGAGIPYEGNYSGWLEAKSDRLAAESKQQSAHEKAMKDELEWVRKGAKARQSKSKARLQRFEEMQSQEFQKRSETNEIYIPAGPRLGDKVIEFKNVCKGYGDRVLIDNLSFSMPKGAIVGVIGGNGAGKSTLFRMLMGKEQPDSGTIEVGETVQLACVDQSREDLDGSKTVFQQISDGSDQIRIGNYEIPSRTYVGRFNFKGGDQQKFVKDLSGGERGRLHLALTLKEGGNVLLLDEPSNDLDVETLRSLEEALLDFPGAAIVISHDRWFLDRVATHILAYEDDSQAVFFEGNYTEYEADRKKRLGEAAAQPHRVRHKKLA from the coding sequence ATGGCTCAATACGTTTTCACCATGCATCGGTTGGGCAAAGTTGTTCCACCGAAGCGGGAAATCCTCAAGAACATTTCGCTGTCCTTCTTCCCAGGCGCCAAGATCGGCGTGCTCGGCCTCAACGGTTCGGGTAAGTCCACGCTGCTGAAAATCATGGCCGGCGTCGACACCGAGTTCGAAGGCGAAGCCCGCCCGATGCCCGAACTGAACATCGGCTACCTGCCGCAAGAGCCGATCCTGGCCCCGTCCAAGACTGTGCGTGAAGTGGTCGAGGAAGCCGTCAGCGTGATCAAGGACGCCCAGGCCCGCCTGGACGAGGTCTACGCCGCCTACGCCGAACCGGATGCCGACTTCGACAAGCTGGCCGCCGAACAGGCCAAGCTCGAAGCCATCCTGCAGGCGGGTGACGGTCACAACTTGGAGCGCCAGTTGGAAGTCGCCGCCGACGCGCTGCGCCTGCCGGCCTGGGACGCCAAGGTCGAGCACTTGTCCGGTGGTGAGAAGCGTCGTGTGGCCCTGTGCCGCCTGCTGCTGTCGGCCCCCGACATGCTGCTGCTCGATGAACCGACCAACCACCTGGACGCCGATTCCGTAGCCTGGCTGGAACACTTTCTCCATGACTTCCCGGGCACCGTGGTTGCGATCACGCACGACCGGTACTTCCTGGACAACGTCGCCGGCTGGATCCTGGAGCTCGACCGTGGCGCCGGTATCCCTTACGAGGGCAACTACTCCGGTTGGTTGGAAGCCAAGTCCGACCGTCTGGCCGCCGAATCCAAGCAACAGTCGGCCCATGAAAAGGCCATGAAAGACGAGCTGGAATGGGTGCGCAAAGGCGCCAAGGCGCGCCAGTCGAAATCCAAGGCCCGCCTGCAACGCTTCGAGGAAATGCAGTCCCAGGAATTCCAGAAGCGCAGCGAGACCAACGAAATCTACATCCCGGCCGGGCCGCGCCTGGGTGACAAGGTCATCGAGTTCAAGAACGTCTGCAAGGGCTATGGCGATCGCGTGTTGATCGACAACCTGTCGTTCTCGATGCCTAAAGGCGCCATTGTTGGTGTGATCGGTGGTAACGGTGCGGGTAAATCCACGCTGTTCCGCATGCTGATGGGCAAGGAACAACCGGATTCGGGCACCATCGAAGTCGGTGAAACCGTGCAACTGGCCTGTGTCGACCAGAGCCGTGAAGATCTCGACGGCAGCAAGACGGTGTTCCAGCAGATTTCCGATGGTTCCGACCAGATCCGTATCGGCAACTATGAAATTCCGTCGCGCACCTACGTGGGCCGCTTCAACTTCAAGGGCGGCGACCAGCAGAAGTTCGTCAAGGACCTGTCCGGTGGTGAGCGTGGTCGCTTGCACCTGGCCCTGACCCTGAAAGAGGGCGGCAACGTTCTGCTGCTCGACGAACCGTCCAACGACCTCGACGTTGAAACCCTGCGCTCCCTGGAAGAAGCCCTGTTGGACTTCCCGGGCGCCGCCATTGTGATCTCTCACGATCGGTGGTTCCTTGACCGCGTCGCCACGCACATCCTGGCGTACGAAGACGACTCGCAAGCCGTGTTCTTCGAAGGCAACTACACCGAGTACGAGGCCGATCGCAAGAAGCGCCTGGGCGAAGCGGCCGCCCAGCCGCACCGTGTACGGCACAAGAAACTGGCCTGA